One genomic segment of Rubripirellula tenax includes these proteins:
- a CDS encoding PAS and helix-turn-helix domain-containing protein, protein MANTDAKTERIQSRVDPPDFGKNTLWDALSRTPGVGLSVIDVHERLLFVNAVSREWFLGSADADVDGKSMRDFHPDTFVDERMDMIQQVVTTSKPMSIDHIYHGRRIKSTLWPMADRKPPFDRVIVVSLTHAGWSSHPVVNAIPFETYETRFIDLGPLNVLTKREVEVMALLGHGLSVPQTAKILHRSVKTIERHKSAISKKLNLSGQSELVMTVSSMGLEVSDAMLTRHEMDAEED, encoded by the coding sequence ATGGCCAACACCGACGCCAAAACCGAGCGAATCCAATCACGCGTTGATCCGCCCGACTTTGGGAAGAACACGCTGTGGGACGCGCTATCCCGAACGCCCGGTGTTGGGTTAAGTGTGATTGATGTCCACGAACGTCTTTTGTTTGTCAACGCGGTTTCGCGCGAATGGTTCTTGGGATCTGCCGACGCTGATGTCGACGGGAAGTCGATGAGAGACTTTCATCCCGACACGTTTGTTGACGAGCGGATGGACATGATCCAACAAGTCGTCACCACATCCAAACCAATGTCGATCGATCACATCTATCACGGTCGTCGCATCAAGTCGACGCTTTGGCCGATGGCCGATCGAAAGCCACCGTTCGACCGGGTGATCGTCGTTAGCTTGACGCACGCAGGCTGGAGCTCGCATCCCGTCGTCAATGCCATCCCCTTTGAGACTTACGAAACACGGTTCATCGACTTGGGGCCATTGAATGTCCTGACCAAGCGAGAAGTCGAGGTGATGGCCTTGCTTGGACACGGGTTGAGCGTGCCGCAAACCGCAAAGATTTTGCACCGCAGCGTAAAGACGATCGAACGCCATAAAAGTGCGATCAGCAAAAAATTGAATCTGAGCGGCCAGTCCGAACTCGTGATGACGGTGTCTTCGATGGGATTGGAGGTCAGCGATGCGATGCTGACTCGCCACGAGATGGACGCCGAAGAAGATTGA
- a CDS encoding GNAT family N-acetyltransferase, translated as MQRILRKYESSDLGDLMVTWESASKLAHPFLPEAFQDQIRHDIPSVYLPNAETWVMEQDGQVIGFIALIGNEVGAIFVKAEFQGTGAGRALMGKAVELRGDLEVEVFKANGIGRKFYQRYGFELLSESVHEPTGLDVLKLKFIRSKTES; from the coding sequence ATGCAGCGTATCCTCCGCAAATATGAATCCAGCGACTTGGGCGACCTGATGGTCACTTGGGAAAGTGCGTCCAAGCTCGCGCATCCGTTCCTGCCCGAGGCGTTTCAGGATCAAATCCGCCACGACATTCCCAGTGTTTACTTGCCGAATGCTGAGACCTGGGTGATGGAACAAGACGGACAAGTGATTGGCTTTATTGCATTGATCGGCAATGAAGTGGGAGCGATTTTTGTAAAAGCAGAATTCCAAGGCACTGGCGCAGGACGAGCCTTAATGGGCAAGGCCGTCGAGCTGCGAGGCGATCTGGAAGTCGAAGTGTTCAAAGCGAATGGGATTGGCCGCAAGTTCTACCAGCGATACGGATTCGAGTTATTGAGCGAGTCGGTACATGAGCCAACGGGTCTGGACGTCCTCAAACTGAAATTTATCCGATCCAAAACGGAGTCCTGA
- a CDS encoding RNA polymerase sigma factor: MDIDLSPKRLTLLVLRAQAGDRDAADSLLRVHQDELFGYLMKTLGDRSDAEDVLQTTLLQVVRKIRWLREPLRFRSWMFCIASRQVYRITKLQRQKHEFSNSDIFEEVSETELGDSQHQDLIMQIPKWLDRLTPNGREVIYLHYLEGFTSEEVADILGIPLGTVKSRISYSLACIRKQINHTKE; the protein is encoded by the coding sequence ATGGACATCGATCTTTCCCCGAAACGACTGACGCTGCTCGTGCTGCGTGCCCAAGCGGGCGATCGGGACGCCGCGGACAGCCTATTGCGAGTGCATCAGGATGAGCTGTTTGGGTATCTGATGAAAACGCTGGGTGATCGCTCCGATGCCGAAGACGTTTTGCAGACAACGCTGTTGCAGGTCGTCAGGAAGATCAGGTGGTTACGAGAACCGCTGCGTTTCCGATCGTGGATGTTTTGTATCGCGAGCCGTCAGGTCTATCGAATCACCAAACTTCAGCGACAAAAACACGAGTTTTCTAACTCTGACATCTTCGAAGAGGTTTCGGAAACGGAGTTGGGTGATTCGCAACATCAAGATTTGATCATGCAGATTCCCAAATGGCTCGATCGATTGACGCCCAACGGACGCGAGGTGATCTATTTGCATTACCTGGAAGGATTTACCAGCGAAGAAGTCGCCGACATTCTTGGTATTCCTCTGGGAACGGTGAAGTCCAGGATCAGTTATTCACTTGCCTGCATTCGCAAGCAAATCAACCACACGAAAGAATGA
- a CDS encoding sulfatase family protein, translating to MPHCIRLFLVLLIAFSSYARANELKQDSSGGRTSGERPNIIMFLIDDQNPSSIAAFGGDTYTPNLDRMAEEGMKFTRAYVSSSVCTPSRYSFLTGRFAGNSHSKLYAEAVGGKENQGLPNFNVALERDNMNVGNVLREAGYTTGFVGKFHLTSDLDFPEFYKGKIKWINIPKDVSPGPEASAQFKHNERWMRRYLQTLGFSSAKNVYPENVRSPYSTHNPEWTTVAALEFIEENKDGPFYLHLCSTLLHGPDKSWRKSMDHPLITGEGEVESLPEVMTPRAELLKTITEKGFDSDSHVAGEAWIDDSLGAILRKLKELRIDDNTLVIFAPDHGRDGKASVFSHGACQVPMIMRWPEGIPAGQVCEELVQNIDLVPTFFDLGNAEKPESYRIDGRSLAPLFKNGQAEDWRNHLYLEMGAARATVTKDWSYIAVRHTKEQIAAIKKATPKNLPKAMSYIGRLGIGVRGADRPGFFDEDQLYHLEKDPKEMKNLAYKKAQAPRMKEMRNLMQQDLEVIGRPFGEFIPGGNAALPGQIDKQIEIVKQLEIKGKTVTVPKALNKDLGVNDEPAPDDKATKKAEREARKKAREEAKSKS from the coding sequence ATGCCCCATTGCATCCGCCTGTTCCTTGTTCTCCTGATCGCATTTTCTTCGTACGCCCGTGCCAACGAATTGAAACAAGATTCTTCCGGCGGGCGGACTTCCGGAGAACGTCCTAACATCATCATGTTTCTGATCGACGATCAGAACCCTTCGAGCATCGCCGCGTTTGGGGGCGACACCTACACTCCCAATCTCGATCGCATGGCGGAGGAAGGAATGAAGTTCACTCGCGCCTACGTCAGCAGCTCGGTTTGTACTCCTTCTCGATACAGCTTCCTGACCGGTCGGTTTGCTGGTAACTCGCATAGCAAACTTTACGCCGAAGCGGTCGGCGGCAAAGAGAATCAGGGGCTTCCCAATTTCAATGTCGCACTGGAACGCGACAATATGAACGTTGGAAATGTTCTCCGTGAAGCCGGTTATACCACCGGTTTTGTTGGGAAATTTCACCTCACTTCAGATTTGGATTTTCCGGAGTTCTACAAAGGCAAAATCAAATGGATCAACATTCCCAAAGACGTGAGTCCCGGGCCTGAAGCGTCGGCTCAGTTCAAACACAACGAACGCTGGATGCGCCGTTACCTCCAAACGCTGGGCTTTTCCTCGGCGAAGAACGTCTACCCGGAAAACGTGCGGTCGCCCTATTCCACGCACAACCCAGAGTGGACGACGGTGGCAGCACTGGAGTTCATTGAAGAGAACAAGGACGGTCCGTTTTATCTTCATCTTTGCAGTACCCTGCTGCACGGGCCGGATAAGTCCTGGCGAAAATCCATGGATCACCCGCTCATCACCGGAGAGGGAGAAGTTGAAAGCCTTCCAGAGGTCATGACGCCGCGCGCAGAGCTTCTCAAAACAATCACTGAAAAAGGTTTCGATTCCGACAGCCATGTGGCTGGTGAAGCGTGGATCGACGATTCGCTCGGGGCGATTCTCCGAAAGCTTAAGGAACTCCGAATCGATGACAACACGCTGGTGATTTTTGCGCCGGATCACGGTCGCGATGGCAAAGCATCCGTCTTTTCACACGGTGCTTGCCAGGTACCCATGATCATGCGCTGGCCGGAAGGAATTCCCGCAGGGCAGGTGTGCGAAGAACTCGTGCAGAACATCGACCTCGTACCCACTTTCTTCGATCTGGGTAACGCAGAGAAACCGGAATCTTACCGGATCGATGGACGGAGTCTCGCCCCTCTTTTCAAGAACGGACAAGCCGAAGATTGGCGGAATCATCTTTATCTCGAAATGGGAGCTGCGCGGGCAACGGTCACGAAAGACTGGTCCTACATTGCCGTTCGCCACACCAAAGAACAGATCGCTGCCATTAAGAAAGCCACGCCGAAAAACTTACCCAAAGCCATGTCCTACATTGGACGTTTGGGCATCGGAGTGAGAGGGGCAGATCGCCCCGGCTTCTTCGACGAAGATCAACTCTACCACCTGGAGAAGGATCCGAAAGAAATGAAGAACCTGGCTTATAAAAAAGCTCAGGCACCTCGCATGAAAGAGATGCGCAATCTCATGCAGCAGGACCTCGAAGTCATTGGTCGTCCTTTTGGGGAGTTCATTCCCGGAGGGAACGCCGCTCTACCTGGCCAAATCGACAAACAGATCGAAATCGTTAAACAACTCGAAATCAAGGGCAAGACGGTAACAGTGCCAAAGGCTTTGAATAAAGATCTGGGAGTTAACGATGAACCGGCTCCTGACGACAAAGCGACGAAAAAAGCGGAACGCGAGGCGCGTAAAAAGGCTCGCGAAGAAGCCAAATCAAAAAGCTAG
- a CDS encoding carbohydrate porin, with product MSVLTNVIESLGRATLLLMICVGGNVVTAAECDVACDDLTDAWTCDGCGTSPAEPDCFYDRMTGSLAESGILFQSNITQFYTGTVDGGFEQTDLYGGHGDYLGIFDFGKLGVQEGLFLQVRAEHRFGRSITEPSGVFLPPTITADLPVVDSRDLYLTNFLITQALSESFVVFGGKLDTLDGDKNAFAHGRGVRQFSNAALVANPVALRTIPYSTIGFGFATLLDGEPLFSFTLLNAVDTTDSFGVDELFAEGAAISTELRVPTNFLRKPGHVLLGGTWSSRNFAALDQDPRIVFPTVAIDRKSDSWSLYFNTDQYLVTDPRDASRGWGFFTRGGISDEDTNPIAYFLSAGIGGNSPIRGRENDTFGVGYYYAGLSDELAPFIATVAGNLGDGSGTELFYNVQATKHVTVTPDLQFLNPGRDTVDDVVILGVRVNISI from the coding sequence ATGTCAGTACTAACAAACGTCATTGAGTCACTCGGGCGAGCGACGCTTCTGCTCATGATTTGCGTCGGTGGAAACGTCGTCACCGCTGCGGAGTGCGATGTGGCCTGCGATGACTTGACGGACGCGTGGACGTGCGACGGTTGCGGGACCAGCCCCGCAGAACCCGACTGCTTCTATGATCGAATGACGGGATCGCTGGCAGAATCGGGCATCCTGTTTCAGTCCAACATCACCCAGTTCTATACCGGGACCGTTGACGGAGGCTTCGAACAGACCGATCTCTACGGCGGACACGGCGACTACCTTGGCATTTTTGACTTCGGGAAACTGGGCGTTCAAGAAGGACTGTTCTTGCAAGTTCGCGCCGAGCATCGGTTTGGCCGATCGATCACCGAACCTTCGGGCGTTTTTCTGCCGCCAACGATTACGGCGGATTTGCCGGTGGTTGATAGTCGGGATCTCTACCTGACCAACTTCTTAATCACCCAAGCATTGTCAGAATCGTTCGTCGTCTTCGGCGGCAAGCTCGACACGCTTGATGGTGACAAGAACGCATTTGCCCACGGGCGTGGCGTTCGTCAGTTTTCCAATGCGGCGCTCGTCGCCAATCCCGTGGCTCTGCGAACGATTCCGTATTCAACAATCGGTTTCGGATTCGCAACCCTTCTGGATGGCGAGCCGCTGTTCAGTTTCACTTTGCTGAACGCCGTCGACACGACCGACTCGTTTGGGGTGGACGAATTGTTTGCCGAGGGCGCTGCGATTTCGACGGAGCTGCGTGTGCCGACGAACTTCCTGCGCAAGCCTGGCCATGTTTTGCTGGGTGGTACTTGGAGCAGTCGTAACTTTGCCGCGCTCGACCAAGATCCGCGGATCGTTTTCCCAACGGTGGCGATCGACCGAAAAAGTGACTCGTGGTCGTTGTACTTCAACACCGATCAATACCTGGTTACCGATCCACGTGACGCGAGTCGCGGCTGGGGATTCTTTACCCGCGGCGGCATCTCCGACGAAGACACCAATCCGATCGCGTACTTCTTAAGCGCCGGGATCGGTGGCAATAGCCCCATCCGAGGGCGAGAAAATGACACGTTCGGCGTCGGCTACTACTATGCCGGACTCAGCGACGAGCTCGCACCCTTCATTGCCACCGTCGCCGGCAACTTGGGCGATGGCTCAGGAACCGAATTGTTCTATAACGTTCAAGCCACCAAGCACGTCACCGTGACACCCGACCTGCAGTTCCTCAATCCCGGCCGTGACACCGTCGATGACGTGGTGATTTTGGGTGTTCGAGTTAACATTTCGATCTAG
- a CDS encoding sulfatase yields the protein MKTYISFSIFCLSAMVATAARAERPNVLLIVCDDLNNHVSTAGYQPLKTPGLEKLAAAGMTFGRAYCQYPVCGPSRASFLSGLYPESSGILDNKLDIRNVRPGTKSMPQAFKTNGYWTAGVGKVFHNSKADPGDVAWHEVIRFNNEENPVERKLRKAYEAEHGPIKDEDDRSWRRHLKENRSALAGQTPPGFGPTQMRDEQHKDGKNVRQVAKWLDEKAHANKPFFIACGIQKPHVPFWAPQKYFDHHPLSAIEYRPTPKGDWKNRPLLAISKRYEAFGFELEKENDELRRQYMQAYHACISFVDAQISLLFDSLKRNGRWDDTIIIFTSDHGYHLGEHSLWGKVTLFEECARVPMIVRVPGLTKDGTRSEAIVELVDMFPTLVELCGINGPNELQGKSLAPLLKDPSAKGRSAAYTVVSRGKALGRSIRTQRWHYGEWGSADQAELYDLINDPHEDNNVASRPRFAEQRRQMHSLLIETRKSAESKRK from the coding sequence ATGAAAACCTATATTTCATTTTCGATCTTCTGTTTGTCGGCAATGGTTGCCACAGCCGCTCGCGCGGAGCGCCCGAACGTATTGCTGATCGTCTGCGACGACCTGAACAACCACGTCAGCACGGCGGGGTACCAGCCGCTCAAGACGCCGGGCCTAGAGAAACTCGCGGCCGCGGGCATGACGTTCGGCCGAGCCTACTGCCAGTACCCGGTGTGCGGCCCGTCGCGGGCGTCGTTCCTCAGCGGGCTTTACCCTGAATCGTCGGGCATCCTCGACAACAAGCTGGACATCCGCAACGTGCGCCCCGGCACGAAGTCAATGCCGCAGGCGTTCAAGACCAACGGCTACTGGACGGCCGGCGTGGGTAAGGTTTTTCATAACAGCAAGGCCGACCCGGGCGACGTTGCGTGGCACGAAGTGATCAGGTTCAACAACGAAGAAAACCCCGTCGAAAGGAAGCTGCGCAAGGCTTACGAAGCTGAGCACGGGCCGATCAAGGACGAAGACGATCGGTCCTGGCGTCGCCACCTTAAGGAAAATCGCAGCGCCCTGGCCGGCCAGACGCCGCCGGGCTTCGGCCCGACCCAGATGCGCGACGAACAGCACAAGGACGGCAAGAACGTACGCCAGGTCGCAAAGTGGCTGGACGAGAAAGCCCACGCCAACAAGCCGTTTTTCATCGCGTGTGGTATCCAGAAACCACACGTGCCGTTCTGGGCGCCGCAGAAATATTTTGACCATCACCCGCTCAGCGCGATCGAATACCGCCCGACTCCCAAGGGCGACTGGAAGAACAGGCCCTTGCTGGCAATATCGAAGCGCTACGAAGCGTTTGGCTTCGAATTGGAGAAAGAAAACGACGAATTGCGCCGCCAGTACATGCAGGCTTACCACGCTTGCATCAGCTTCGTCGATGCGCAGATCTCCCTGCTCTTTGATTCGCTAAAACGCAACGGCCGCTGGGACGACACGATCATCATCTTCACCTCGGACCACGGCTATCATCTGGGCGAGCACTCGCTATGGGGCAAGGTGACGCTGTTCGAGGAATGCGCGCGGGTGCCGATGATCGTCCGCGTGCCTGGGCTGACGAAGGACGGCACCAGGAGTGAGGCGATCGTAGAACTGGTCGACATGTTCCCGACGCTCGTGGAACTGTGCGGCATCAACGGTCCGAACGAACTTCAGGGCAAAAGCCTTGCCCCGTTGCTTAAAGACCCCAGCGCCAAAGGTCGCTCGGCTGCATACACGGTCGTCAGCCGGGGCAAGGCCCTGGGCCGATCGATCCGCACGCAACGTTGGCATTACGGCGAATGGGGCAGCGCGGATCAGGCCGAGTTGTACGACCTGATCAACGACCCGCACGAAGACAACAACGTGGCGTCCAGGCCGCGTTTCGCCGAGCAGCGCCGCCAGATGCACTCGCTGCTGATCGAGACGCGCAAGAGTGCCGAATCCAAACGCAAGTAA
- a CDS encoding DUF1569 domain-containing protein: protein MKRRTIDFRSADEVIQDINMLRTSGYERAGNWNLTQACQHLMTTMNGGMDGFGFRLPLVLRATVIHWGFRYSLRKRKLGKGFPTFKSLRPTHMDSVDNDAIIDACVDSCRRANGFNGSMEEYPLLDNLSVDDWRDFMWIHASHHLSFLIPTTSCPT, encoded by the coding sequence ATGAAACGTAGAACAATTGACTTTCGGTCGGCCGATGAAGTGATCCAAGACATCAATATGCTTCGCACCAGCGGATACGAACGTGCCGGCAATTGGAATCTGACGCAAGCGTGTCAGCACTTGATGACAACCATGAATGGAGGGATGGACGGTTTCGGATTTCGGCTACCGTTGGTGCTTCGAGCCACAGTGATCCATTGGGGATTCCGTTACTCATTGAGAAAGCGAAAGCTAGGAAAAGGATTCCCAACCTTCAAGAGCCTTCGACCCACGCACATGGATTCGGTCGACAATGACGCGATCATTGATGCGTGTGTCGACTCCTGTCGTCGAGCCAATGGCTTCAACGGTTCGATGGAGGAGTACCCGCTGCTTGATAATCTGTCCGTTGATGACTGGCGAGATTTTATGTGGATTCACGCATCCCATCACCTCAGTTTTTTGATTCCGACAACCTCTTGTCCAACTTAG
- a CDS encoding SIR2 family protein — MPVEIKPARHLTNAISKTRDHHPNFTLLLGAGASVESGIKSGASLVKDWRQEYAAIHGHPDDAEDYLQSQRWYGQPEEYSMLFEQLFDQPSLRREFIESLIKDANPSWGYVYLVNLIREGVFNTVFTTNFDDLLNEACYLFSTETRPIVCAHDSSIRSIRVFSSRPKIIKLHGDFLFDSIKNTVRELENLEDNMREKFRQCAGEFGMIVIGYGGNDRTIMDTFDALLRNDDYFPHGVYWCVRGDDVPPRVEELSRFSNFHVVKIDGFDSFLATLNGELGFGPPIEDPYIAVRNRLKNLIHALPFPQPWDTTTSVLHDDRVSSRQGASLRGQLMVRGSFGCVRSYRRLISLQDRAIG; from the coding sequence ATGCCCGTTGAAATTAAACCAGCCCGACATCTTACAAACGCGATATCGAAAACGCGGGACCATCACCCAAATTTCACTCTGCTTTTGGGTGCTGGTGCAAGCGTCGAGAGCGGCATCAAGTCGGGTGCGTCACTTGTCAAAGACTGGCGACAGGAGTACGCAGCTATTCACGGCCATCCCGATGATGCCGAGGACTATCTACAATCACAACGCTGGTATGGCCAGCCTGAAGAATACTCGATGCTCTTCGAGCAACTTTTCGATCAACCAAGTCTTCGACGAGAGTTCATCGAGTCATTGATTAAGGATGCAAACCCATCGTGGGGCTATGTTTATCTGGTGAACTTGATTCGCGAGGGTGTTTTTAACACTGTCTTTACGACGAACTTTGATGACCTGTTAAACGAGGCTTGCTATCTATTTTCAACAGAAACACGGCCAATTGTTTGTGCCCATGACTCGAGCATTCGGTCAATCAGGGTGTTCTCATCGCGCCCAAAGATCATAAAGCTACATGGGGACTTTTTGTTTGACAGTATCAAAAACACGGTAAGGGAGCTTGAAAACCTCGAAGACAACATGCGGGAAAAGTTTCGGCAGTGCGCTGGTGAGTTCGGAATGATCGTCATCGGATATGGCGGAAACGATCGAACGATAATGGATACGTTCGATGCACTTCTTAGGAATGACGACTACTTCCCACATGGAGTCTACTGGTGCGTACGAGGTGATGATGTCCCTCCGAGAGTGGAGGAACTCTCTCGTTTCAGCAATTTTCATGTTGTGAAGATTGACGGATTCGACAGTTTCCTCGCTACACTAAATGGTGAGCTCGGATTTGGGCCACCTATCGAGGACCCGTATATTGCTGTCCGTAACCGATTGAAAAACCTCATCCATGCGCTTCCTTTTCCTCAGCCGTGGGATACGACGACAAGCGTTTTGCATGACGACAGGGTGTCGTCTCGCCAGGGCGCGAGTTTACGCGGCCAATTGATGGTTCGTGGTAGCTTTGGGTGCGTAAGGTCGTATCGACGCCTCATTAGCCTTCAAGACCGCGCCATAGGTTGA
- a CDS encoding tyrosine-type recombinase/integrase, with amino-acid sequence MSTKFPSAVQRYCKAKKHSKGTSDEYKATVRKWISWGQEIPLEQLSRSSIRDFLDWVYDDAVEQGGENPERTSNKARDHVRAVAAWAWENDIIESLPRFPKPRPQRDVAGRQYLSKAELNALYFATYQMRRPRAWKQPHSFGQYWRSAIVLFFNYGLDTGTIWKTKTTHEPLLWRHVFWSRESPDRQSKLRSRYGWIFYRRVKTNKSFYRPMNRAVHAHLRRLQPPTLVPEEPIFVGGTARPNAVFKRLIALAGICDKVDIETGVAKDWLLKDLRKTCATYYDEHLPESSIEILGHSVSGVTYRHYAHRDPLAFKAIMTIPQPSAFMALPQGIEGECPCCRRKFAGG; translated from the coding sequence ATGTCGACAAAGTTTCCATCCGCTGTCCAACGCTATTGCAAAGCCAAAAAGCACTCGAAGGGTACAAGCGACGAGTACAAAGCCACCGTGAGAAAGTGGATCAGTTGGGGGCAAGAGATTCCTCTGGAACAGCTATCTCGATCAAGCATTCGAGATTTCCTGGATTGGGTTTACGACGATGCGGTTGAACAAGGGGGTGAGAATCCGGAGCGGACATCGAACAAGGCACGTGATCATGTCCGCGCTGTCGCCGCATGGGCATGGGAAAACGACATCATTGAATCGCTTCCGCGATTCCCAAAGCCGCGTCCGCAACGCGATGTCGCTGGTCGTCAGTATCTGAGCAAGGCGGAACTGAACGCACTCTACTTTGCCACGTACCAGATGCGCCGACCACGCGCGTGGAAGCAACCGCACTCGTTTGGCCAGTACTGGCGATCCGCAATCGTTCTTTTTTTCAACTACGGCCTGGACACGGGTACCATCTGGAAGACCAAAACAACTCACGAACCGCTCTTATGGCGGCACGTTTTCTGGAGCCGTGAATCGCCCGATCGACAATCGAAGCTTCGATCTCGCTATGGATGGATATTCTATCGACGAGTTAAAACGAACAAATCGTTCTATCGGCCGATGAATCGAGCGGTTCACGCACATTTGCGTCGCCTTCAACCTCCGACGCTCGTACCGGAGGAACCGATCTTCGTGGGTGGAACTGCGAGACCCAACGCGGTCTTCAAACGGTTGATCGCCCTCGCCGGGATTTGCGATAAAGTCGACATTGAAACCGGCGTTGCCAAAGACTGGCTGCTGAAGGACCTCCGCAAGACCTGCGCGACATACTATGACGAACACCTGCCTGAGTCTTCCATCGAAATCCTCGGTCACTCTGTGAGCGGCGTCACGTACCGGCACTATGCTCATCGAGATCCATTGGCATTCAAAGCAATCATGACGATCCCTCAGCCTTCCGCTTTCATGGCTCTACCACAGGGAATCGAGGGTGAATGCCCTTGTTGCCGGCGGAAGTTCGCGGGCGGATGA
- a CDS encoding DUF6653 family protein, translated as MSDAVWQRHANPISGWTRVPVLPMLAMGIWSRIWLGWWALLPIAAILIWTWFNPRVFPIPASTDNWMSKGVLGERVWLNRNNISIPAHHARIAQILNALAGLGLIPFVVGLVQLDAWAVVGGTAIMMIAKLWFLDRMVWLFDDMKDKHVEYGRWLR; from the coding sequence ATGAGCGACGCTGTTTGGCAGCGGCATGCCAACCCGATCAGCGGCTGGACTCGCGTTCCTGTGCTTCCGATGTTGGCGATGGGGATCTGGAGTCGCATTTGGCTTGGCTGGTGGGCACTGCTGCCCATCGCCGCCATACTGATCTGGACGTGGTTCAATCCGAGAGTCTTCCCGATTCCTGCGAGCACCGATAATTGGATGTCCAAAGGCGTGCTTGGCGAGAGGGTCTGGTTGAACCGGAATAACATTTCGATTCCCGCCCATCATGCGCGCATAGCACAGATCCTCAACGCACTTGCAGGACTGGGATTGATTCCATTCGTTGTCGGGTTGGTCCAGCTCGATGCTTGGGCAGTCGTCGGAGGAACCGCCATTATGATGATCGCCAAACTCTGGTTCCTCGACCGGATGGTATGGCTTTTCGATGACATGAAAGACAAGCACGTCGAGTACGGTCGTTGGCTGAGATGA
- a CDS encoding SO2930 family diheme c-type cytochrome has product MVALTLTGCDTESKPFTATESASSLPEVSQANLSQSKALRASRKNKFKARLSDYELFIGPMKDLAPAHDVIEYELNTPLFTDYAQKQRLVRLPVGTAATYTPQGPLDFPVGTIIAKTFYYAHDLNDLSKGRRLIETRIMEHQESGWIGIPYLWDEDQSDARLAITGGTVEVTWKHTDGDVRTNAHAVPNLNDCKRCHTGSTMQPIGPKARNLNRDFVYADGSQNQLVHWAKIGALEGLPELDTVSQLAVWDDNSTGSVNDRARAYLEVNCGHCHNPAGPARNSGLHLNAEADHPYRLGVFKTPVAAGKGTGGRLYAIVPGKPHESIMEYRMQTVKAGEVMPEFGKALVHKEGLALLQQWIAEMD; this is encoded by the coding sequence TTGGTCGCACTGACACTGACGGGCTGTGACACCGAATCGAAACCGTTCACAGCGACTGAGTCGGCTTCAAGCCTACCTGAGGTGTCGCAAGCAAACCTGTCTCAATCAAAGGCATTGCGTGCTTCGCGAAAGAACAAGTTCAAGGCTCGCCTTTCTGACTACGAATTGTTCATAGGTCCGATGAAGGATTTGGCTCCCGCGCACGATGTGATCGAGTACGAACTCAACACCCCGCTGTTCACCGACTATGCCCAGAAGCAGCGTCTTGTCCGTTTGCCGGTAGGGACCGCGGCAACGTACACGCCCCAGGGACCACTCGATTTCCCCGTCGGTACGATCATCGCGAAAACATTTTACTATGCTCATGATTTGAACGACCTATCGAAGGGTCGCCGGTTGATTGAGACGCGAATCATGGAGCATCAGGAGAGCGGTTGGATCGGTATCCCGTATCTGTGGGACGAAGATCAGAGCGACGCTCGTTTAGCGATCACCGGCGGGACGGTCGAGGTCACGTGGAAACATACCGACGGCGACGTACGAACCAATGCTCACGCGGTGCCGAATCTGAATGACTGCAAGCGCTGCCATACAGGTTCAACGATGCAGCCCATCGGCCCCAAGGCAAGGAACTTGAATCGCGACTTTGTGTACGCCGATGGCAGCCAAAATCAATTGGTTCATTGGGCCAAGATTGGTGCTTTGGAAGGCCTACCTGAACTGGACACAGTTTCTCAACTTGCCGTCTGGGATGACAACTCCACCGGCAGCGTGAATGATCGCGCTCGAGCCTATTTGGAAGTCAACTGCGGCCATTGCCATAACCCGGCGGGGCCTGCCCGGAATTCGGGGCTACATTTGAATGCTGAAGCAGATCACCCTTACCGCCTAGGTGTGTTTAAGACACCTGTCGCCGCAGGAAAAGGAACGGGAGGTCGGCTGTATGCAATCGTGCCTGGAAAGCCGCACGAATCGATCATGGAATACCGCATGCAAACCGTTAAGGCGGGCGAAGTGATGCCAGAGTTCGGGAAGGCCCTGGTTCACAAGGAAGGCCTCGCGCTGTTGCAGCAGTGGATCGCAGAGATGGACTAG